ACGCTGTACCTGCGCGGGCGCTTAGCCATGCAATACGGTACGCCGACCCGCAACGCTGCGGCGGTGGAGCAAGAGCAGTACGGCGGCAGCGAGTTCGTCCAGTTCGAATACTGGTTCGTCGTCAACGACTCCATCCCGCTCATGGTGCTTGACCGCAACGGACCGGAGGGCATGGGTCTGCTCGTGGCGGGCGACCGCAAGCACGAAGCCCTCCTGGGGCACGTCAAGGCAATGCTCGCCGACCAACTCGTCGCCTCGACGCGCCTGGCGTCGTACGTGGACTACTACCAGTCGCGCAACACGCGGCAGTGGTACCGGGCGGGCTACGACGGGACGACGTTCTTCGTCAACGCGATCCGGCGCCCGAGGTGGGCGCGGCGCATCCCGGCGCCCGACCAGCGGCAGAAGTGGACCATCCATCGCTAGCCTTGCTCGCGGTGCGCGACCGGTGCTGGAGAATAGGTTTGTGGCAGGGTGAACATGGAGCCCATGCTGAGACATGCGGCGCGTGTTGCTTTCGAGCACGGGCGGGCGGCTTGCTTGGAGACGGACCGCCGCGCGTACTAGATTGCGGCGGGACAGCGTTCTCCACGCGCTCCCTCGACTTCTCGACACCACCGAACACCCCCATGCGTTTCTCTTTCCGCGCACTGCTCCTCGCCGCGCTCGCCTTCGGCGTCTCGCTCCCCGCGCTCGCCCAGTCGCCGGTTGGCCGCTGGTACACCATCGATGACGAGGACGGTCGCAAAAAGTCCATCGTCGAGGTCTACGAGGCCGATGGCAAGCTCAACGGCCGCATCATCACGCTCATCGGCGAAGAAGGCAACACTGACCAGCTTTGCATCGACTGCGCCGAGGGTTTCGATGGACTCGAACTCGATGGCGTCGTCATCCTGACCGGCATGTCCGACGACGACGGCGACGGTGAGTATACCGGAGGCCGCATCACCGACCCGAAGAGCGGCAAGCGCTACAAGGCCAAGATGGAACTCAACGACGACGGCCACCTCGAAGTCCGGGGGTATCTCGGTATCTCGTTGCTCGGACGTACCCAAGTGTGGGAACCCGCCGCGCCTGACGCGACGGAGTAAGCGCGACGCACTCAGCTTGCGACGCCCCCCGCACGACTCGGTGCGGAGGGCGTCTTTTTTTGCCCGACCGCGCCGCTAGCTAACCTTCTGATAATCCACGCGGACCCTTGCCACGGGGCAACCCGACGGTATCTTCCGCAAACCCACCCGTTCTAACGATGGAGGCCCACTCTTCTCAGACCTCTACGTCTTCGCTCCCGCTCTCGACCACGTCGGTCCTGCACGCCCTCGCCGCTCGCGAGGCCTTCGATGGGGACACGGCGATGAGTAGCACGCTCTCATCCGCGACCGTTCTCGGCGGGCACGTCCTGGTGCTCAACGCCGACTACCGCGCCATCTCGGTGTGCAGCGTCCAGCGCGCTGTCGTGCTCGTGATGCTGCAAAAGGCCGAACTCGTCGAGGTGCGTTCGGGCATGTCGCTGCGGTCCGCGCGCAGCAAGTTTCCGTGCCCAAGCATCGTCCGGCTGCGCGTCTACGTCCGTGTGCCCTACAAGCGCATCCTGCTCTCGCGCAAGAACGTGATGCGCCGCGACCGTCACACGTGTCAGTACTGCGGCCGCCGCGACAAGCTCACCATCGACCACGTACTGCCAAAGTCGCGTGGGGGTAAGGACACGTGGGAAAACCTTGCGACGGCCTGCGTGGACTGTAACAACCGCAAGGGCAACCGCACGCCTGACGAGGCGGAGATGCCGCTCGCGCGCAAGCCGTTCCGCCCAAGCCACGTCATGTTCATCCGCGACTTCCTCGGGTCGCTTGACGATGCGTGGAAGCCGTATTTGTACCTAGCCTAGCCGGTGTTCCTCAGTGGTTCGGTGGTCCAGGGCTTCGGTGGGATTCGCCGCCTCTCCGAAGTGCTGGACCACTGAGATGCTGGAGCACAAGGCTGAAAAAGCCGTGGAGGTGGCACCGGGGTCGTGGGTGGGCATACAGGAAGCCGCAAGCCGATTGCCCACCGCTGACAGCCTACCCCATGAACATCCTCTCCAACCGCCTCTTCGCTCGTGCGCTGTGGGTGCTGCCGCTCCTGCTGCTGACGATCTGCGTCTCACTCGTGCGCGCTGGCATGGAGCAACTGGAAGTGCTGCGGGAGGGAACCACCGTCAGCGCCGAGGTCGTCGAGGTCTTCACCCGTGAACGTGCCGAGATCACGTACGGCGAACTACGCCTCGTGGCCACACCGCCGGAGGCGACACAGCCCGAGAGCCTCGCCGTCGAGTTGCCGCTCACGTTCCTCAAGGACGTGGAGGCGCGCGATCCAGAGACGATGGACATCGTGATGACAGCGGGTAGCGAGCAGGTGGTGCTCGTCCCGTACCAGCGCCAGCAGGTACAGCTTACGTTCATCAACGCGGCGATGGCGCTCGTTGGCTTCCTTGGGCTCGCTCCGATGGTCTTCTTTTGGAACAGAACGCTTGCGCGGGAGGGCGACCCTGCGGACATCGGCTCCGCCGAATCGACCTAGCTCGGCCCAATTGGAACTCGGTCTGGCTTGAAATCGCACAATCGTTGGGCTAAGTCCAACACCGCTTCGATTTTTGTGGCGGGAGCACTAGGTTTGGGGGATACCACCATCCCACTGCCTATACCGCCCTCATGCGCTTCGAAATCCGCCAACGTGCCGATGCGCAGTTCGTCTTCGAACTGCGCGACGAGGACCGCCTCCTCCTGACCAGCCGCCCCTTTGCCGACCGAGAAGCTGTCGTGAATGCGGTGCAGGCCACGGTGGATGCCATCGAAGAGGCCGAGGGCTACGATGCCGTCCAGTCGGACGCAGGCTACATCCAACGCGTCTACGACGCGGACGGCGGCGTGCTGGCCGAGAGCCCAGCGTCCGCGAGTGAGACCGAGGCAAACGCCTTGGGTGCCGCCCTCCTCGAAGGCGCCGCTCGCAGCGACGACTACGAGGTCACGATCACCACCACCACGACGGACGCGGCGTCGGTGCCGCTCGCGTTCCGCTCCATGCGCGAGGTCGATCCCGCCAGCTACTACGACTTCGACGCCATCGGAGCGAGCCGGGCAACGGGCGGACAATCGTTCGAAGACGGCGGCGAGTACTACTATGTCGTCAACGACGGCGACGGCCAGCCCTTGCTCTTTACGCGTCATTACGCCACCGCCGGGCCGCGCAACAAACGCATGCGCTCGGTGCTCGAAGCCGCGGGCCGCGACTCGCGCTACGAGACGGTTGAGGAGGGTGGGCAGACCTACTTCATCGTGAAGGCGCGCAACGGCATGGAGATCGCCCGCAGCCGGGCGTTCACCTCGGCGGCCGCGATGACCGCCGCGATAGGCTACCTCCAAGGCTACGCGCCAGCCGCCTACCAGGATGTGAAGACGACAAGGCGGCGCGGCGGCGGCTCTGACGCCAACGACTACGACTTCACGCTCACCAGTACCACCAACGAACCCGGCTTCGACGCCTACCGCGCAGGTCCCGGCCAATTCGTCTTCCTGTTCAACGACGAGGGCGGCCAGCCCATTCTGTTCAGTCAGGGTTATTCGGGCCGCTCTTCGCGTGACAACGGCATCAAGGCCGTGATCCGCAACGCCGGGGAGGAGGGACGCTACGAACTCAAGGAAGAGAACGGGGAACACTTTTTCATCCTCCGAGCGGGCAACCGCCGCGAGATTGCTCGCAGCCGCGTCTTCCCGAGTGCCGCCGCCGCGCTCGCAGCGATGGCGTTTCTGCGCCGCCAAGCTCCGACGTTCGCCGACCAGTATGGCATTGTCCTGGCAGATCAAACGCGTACGAGAACGGATACGGAGTCCTTTACGGTCCGCGCTGATCCGCGTGAAGCAGTAGGTGGGGCTCTCGGCGCGGCCGCACTGGGACTCGCCGGAGCCGCCCTGTCCGGGGGCGACGACGAAGCTGAGGAGACTGAGAGCGCCGACGGCGATAGCGCCGTAGCCGGCGCTGTGGCAACGGGTCTCAGTGCCAGGACTGGCGCTGGCGTGGCAGGCGTGCCGCTGAGTGAAGACGACGACGAGGAGACCGGGGCCGCTGCGGTCCCGCTAGCCGGTGCTGCTGCCGTTGGTGGCACTGCAGCAGCAGCATCTTCTGCGCCTGCCCCGCGCGAGCGTGTCACGCCGGTGGCTGCTGCCGGAGGAGGAGGAGTCTCAGGAGCCGCAGCGGGCGCGACGAGTGGTGCGGCGGCTGGCGGCGGCTGCATGAAGTGGCTCCTGCCGCTCTTGCTCGCCCTTCTGCTGCTGTTCCTGCTGCTGTGGTTCCTGCGTGGGTGCGCCGGGTGTGGTGATGTTTCCGGGGAAGAGTCGAGTGGCATCGTCGATGGCGATGCGGCCGAGGGCAGCACCGATGCGGTTCCGCTCCCGCTGCCCGCCGACTCGATGGAGGTCGACACCACCACCGCTGAACTCGGTATGGGCATCGATACGACGGCGACCGCCGCCGATGAGCCAACGCCTGAGCCTGCCCCTGAGCCGACTTCCGAACCTGCGCCAGTGCCCGAACCTGCGCCAGCGCCCGAACCGGAGCCTGCGCCAGCCCCCGTGCCGGAGCCGGAGCCTGCTGCTGCGGTGCCGAGCGCGCCTGACGTGTCGGGCGCGGTCGTGCCTCGTGCGGCGGCCTCCGGATTCGACCTCGACAACTACACGCTCACGCCAGGCTCGATGGAAGCACAGCTGCTCGCCTACCTCAATGGCAGCGAGCCTGCCGGGCGCTCGTTCGTGTTCTCCCGCGTCAACTACCCCTCAGGCGATCACCCCATCGACGCGAGCGGAGCCGAGCAGGCTTTCCTCGTCGGTGAGATTCTGAAGCGCTTCCCGAACGTCCGCGCGACGATTCACGGGCACATCGATGGAATGGAGAGCGAAACGTACACGGGGCCAAACCCACGTGGCTCGATGACGCTCTCCCAACTCCGCGCCCACTGTGTCTGGCAGCGCCTAGTCTACCAGGGCGTTCCACGTAGCCAGATTGAGATGGTCGGGCACGCCAATAGCGACCCTGTAGGCTCAGACGACATGGCTGAGGGGCGGCAAGCGAACCGCCGCGTCGAGATCGAGATCACGCGCAAATAGGTCCCCGCAGGACAATCTTGGAGCCAGGCTCGGCACGCCAGGAGAGATTCCTGCGAAGTGCCCTGCCTGCCCGGTACGGTAGCGTAGTGCCCGCAACTCGCGATCTCACGTACATGGCCCGTTCTGCCGTCCGGACAGGCGGTGCGAACGCTCACGCGCATTCTGTACAGTCCAATCAACACCATGCATCGCCTGCTTCTCATCGCTCTGGCGGTGGCAGCGCCCCTCGCGCTTGCCCAGCCTGCCGTCACGGCTCCAGAGCCTGTTGACACCACCGCTGTTTCGTTTTTCAAGACCGAAGCCACCGAGCGCGGTCAGGTCATGGACCACGCGCTCTGGCTCACCGACATGCACGGGGGCCGGCTCACCGCCTCGCCCGAACTCGCCGCCGCTCTAGACTGGGCGGAGGGTCGCTTCGCGTCGTGGGGCTATGAGGCTGAGCAGGAGCCGTGGGGCGAGTTTGGTCGCGGCTGGCAGATCGAGCGCTTCACCATGCAGGCCCGCATCGACGGTCCGGACGTCGCCGCGCAAACGATGCCTGTCTTTGCCTTGCCGAAAGCTTGGAGCCCCAGCATCGGAGACGCCCAAGGCGAGGTTGTCGTCTTCAACCCTGAGAACCGCGACGAGATGGAAGCCTACCGGGGGACGCTCGCGGGCAAGGTTGTCCTGATGGGCAGCCGGAGTGACATCGAGGTCGGCTTCGAGCCGGTCGCGGTGCGGCGTGATGCCGAGGGGCTGCTCAAGATGGCCAATGCTGCCGGGGGTCCTGGAGGCGGGCGTACCTACTCTGCCGAGCAACTGGCCCGCTACCGCTTCCGCGCGGAGCAACTCGTGTTCGTGCTCAGCGAAGCGCCGATGGCTATCCTGGAGCCGTCGAACCTCGGGGGCACGGGTTCCATCCGCGTGATGTCGGCCCGCGTCCCGGCGCCCGCTTCCGTCGCGTGGTACGATCGCCCGAATCCGTGGGACGTAGGCGCTGAGACAATCCCGCAGTTCGTGCTCATGGACGAGCACTACAACCGCCTCCTCCGCCTCGTCGAAGCCGACCAGAATGTCTCCGTCGACATTGAATTCGAGGCGTCGTTCTACGACGAAGACCTCACCGAACACAACGTGATTGCCGAGATCCGTGGTACCGACCCCGTGATCGGCGACGAGATCGTGATGGTAGGTGCGCACATCGACGCGTGGCACGGCGGCACAGGGGCTACGGACAATGGCTCCGGCACGGCTGTCGCCATGGAAGTCGGGCGTCTGCTTAAAGCATACTACGACGAGCGTGGTGAGGGCCCGCGCCGCACGATCCGAATCGCGCTCTGGACAGGAGAGGAGCAGGGGCTCTATGGTTCCCGCGGCTACGTTGCCGACCACTTTGCCGAGATGGAGGGCCGGTCTGTCGTCGGCACGAAGCCGGACTACGACAACTTCTCGGCCTACTACAACCTCGACAACGGCACCGGACGCATCCGGGGCGTCTATCAGCAGAACAACCCTGGCGTTGGCCCGCTCTTCCGTGCCTGGCTCGATGCCTTCGACGACGAGAGCGCGCAGACGCTCACCATCTCGAACACGGGTGGCACCGACCACCAGGCATTCGACGGCGTGGGCCTACCAGGCTTCCAGTTTATCCAGGATGGCATTGCCTACTTCAAGCAAACCTGGCACGGCTCCATGGACACCTACGATCACCTCATTGAGGACGACCTGGAGCAGGCAGCAGCCCTGATCGCAACCTTCGCCTACCACACGGCAGAGCGCGACGAGAAGCTCCCGCGCAAGCCCTTTTCTCTCGCCCCGCGCACCGGGACCGAGGGCACCAACTAGCGCCCCACATGATGATGGCGGAGCGGGCATGCGTCCTTGGGGGGCATGCCCGCAGTCGTTGGGGCTACGGTGTAGTGGTTCCGTTGGGGCTACGGTATGGTTTCCGTTGGGGCTACGGTATCGTTTCCGTTGGGGCTACGGTGTAGTGGTTCGCGGGGAAGAACGCCGCCCTACGATGTATGGATAAGGGTCGACGGCCCCTGCGCCCGTGTAGATGCCGAAATGCAGGTGGGGCGGCGTGGTGCGCGCGTTTCCTGTGTTGCCTACCGTGCCGAGCGTGTCGCCGGGTTGTACACGCTCGCCACGTTGCACGAGTTGTCTTTCGAGGTGCGCGTAGTAGAGCGAGCCGACACGGGTGCGCAGCCACACGACGCGACCGCCCAGCGGGGTCTCCTGAACCCGCGTGATGCGGCCATGCATCGATGCCACCACGGGCGTGCCACGGGGGGCGAAGATGTCCACGCCCTCGTGACGGCGGGCACCACCGTCGCGCGGAGCGCCCCACAGGCTGCGGATAGCCCGTTCGTTCACCGAAGCCACGGGGAAGCCCAGCGACGGAGCCGTTTCGAGTCGCACCGCTACCGTTCCACGGGCAAGCAACTCGGGTTGGATGCGGAGCATCAGCGCTTCGTCGCGCCGAGCACGTCGCTCCAAGCGTAGTGTGTCGGACTGCGATGCCCCTGCCGAGTCGGCGTACGTCCACGCGACATCGGACCAGAGCCGCTGCGACACCGGGAGCGAATCGGCGGGCGGGACGAAGAAGAGGTCGGCAAACACGCGCGCCGAGTCGGTATCCAGGACTGGGACGATTTCGAGGCGGAGCACCTCGCCGCGCTTCAGGTCAAGGCGGGCACTCCAGGCTGTCGGTTCTGCTGAACCAAACGACAGGCCCGGGGCCGAGGGAAGCGGGCTGCTATCGTCGGCGAGGAGGGCGGCCTCGGCCGCGTCAAGCCAGCGTTGTACGAGCAAGGACGAGCCGAGTCCGGCCTCAAGCAAGGCATCCCGATACGCTTCGTGAGGCGGGACCGGCAGATTCCGGGGTGGTGAGTCGGTCTCGTCGCAGCCTGTTGCAATGAGCAGAAACGCAGTGAACGTCAGCAAAGGAGACAGGCGCAAGGCGAGCGAGGAGATGAGCATGCCGCCCTCTACGGGACGAGTGGGTCAAAGGCTGCGGCGGGCACGAAGAACGAGGAGGGTGGCCAGGGCAGTCGGGGCTAAATCTGGGCAAGCGGGTGCCGATACCGGTGTAGTTGGTCCAACAGGAAGCCGCCGCCGTGTTTCGTACCCTTCTCCGCCTTCAGGCGCTCGCGTTCTGGCGTGCTCCGTTCCGCTCGGGCCGCCTAGTCCTAGCGAGCCTGCGCGCGCTCGGCGTGGCCTACGCCGTGCTGACAGCGGCGGCGCTCGGGTTCCTGATCCCCGATACGCTCTCGGTCTGGGCCCCAGAGCTCTCGGCCCGTGTTGCTGTGGAACGCGCACTCGTGCCCGCCCTGGTGATGCTCACGATGGGCCGTGTCCTCTTCCAAGATGTACCCACACGGGGCATAGAAGCATTCCTGATGCTCCCCGTGTCGCGGCCTCAGGTGGCGCGGGCCGTGATGGTCCGCTCGGCGGTGACCGTCTTCAACGCAGCACCGCTCGCGTTCGTGGTGCCCTTTGCGCTCCGAACCGTGCGCAACACCGACGGCAGTGAGGCGGCCCTCGTGTTTGTGCTAGGCATGGCGGCCTGCATCGCCGTTTCGCACGGGGCTGTGGTGGTCTGGAAGACCCGACTGGGTGTGGCGCCTCGGGAAACCGTGACCGTCGTCGGCGGCACGCTCTGCGCGATGGCAGCGGCTCAGCTCGGCCTAGGAGGTATTCTTGGGCCCCACGCCCTCGTGTCCAGCGCGATGTTGTGCGCCGTAGCGGTGTTCATCAACGGCTACGCGTATCGCACCCTCCGGGACGCCCTCTACCTCGATCTGCCCACGAAAGCGAAGCGGAGTAAGGAAGCAGCCCCGTTGCGTGGCTTCGAGCAACCAGGTGTCCGCGCGTTCCTCGACCTCGAATGGAGGCTCGTGCGGCGCACGCGCTACCCACGCGGTATCCTACTCAACGCTGTGGCGATGACGGTTGGACTTGCTGGCGCCGTCCTCCTCGCGGACGCGCCTACCGCGCCGATGCTGCTCTTCGCGACGGCCACGGTGGCGATCTCGGCGGGGCAGTTTGCCCTCCCGTTTGCGAGCAAACACTACGACCGCCTTCTGACGCTGCCCGGGGCGCTCTCGGCATTCGTTCGGGCGAAACTGGCACTGGGCGTCGGGTCGGTAGTGGTGCTCGGAGTGCTACTGGCCGTGCCCATGCTCGCGGTCGATCCAGGCGTGCTCGGCCCGCTCGCGTGCGCCGTGCTCTTCGGCGCGGGCGTCTTCGCGCCCGTTGCCGTGGTAGGCTCCACGCTGGCTCCGAAGCCCATCGATGTGGACGACCAGTTCATGAACAGTCCCCGCGTCCACGCGCTGCTCCCCCAGGTCGTCCTCGCAATAGCCAGCGGCATGGGCGTGGCTCCCTACGTGTTGATGGGTCCCGAGGTAGGACTCGCAGCCATGGGTGGACTCGGCGCGATCGGCGTGCTGGTCCTCCCGCTCTGGCAGCGCGGCATCGTGGCACGGGTCACGCGGCAACGCTACGCTGTCGCCAACCGATTCCGCTCCGTCCTCTGACGACTGCTCTCGTTTCGCTTCCAATACCGATGGTCACGCAAACTGCCGACGTTCTTACCGATACCGAGAACCCCAGTCCCAGGCCCGCGGCGTATGCACTGGCGGGACCACGCGGCACTGGGCCGCCGGTTCGTGGCGTCGAGGTCATCGCCTCAGACCTAGTGAAAACGTACGGGGCGACCGAAGCCTTGCGCCTCGACCGTCTCAACGTGGCACCCGGCGAAACAGTCGGGCTCGTCGGCAACAATGGAGCGGGCAAGACGACGCTGTTACGGCTCGTCCTCGACCTCATCCGTCCGACGGCCGGTTCGGTCACGCTCGATGGCATGGTGGTCAGCCAGACGACGGCCTGGAAGCCCCGTGTGAGCGCCTTCCTCGACCCGAGCTTTTTGATCGGTTACCTGCGGCCCGGCGAGCTTTTCCGCCTCGTTGGCGGGAGCTATGGGCTGAGCGCGGCTGAGGCCGACCGTCGCGCGGAGGCCTACGCCGACTTTCTAGGGCCGACGGTCGCCAAGCCAGGCGTGTTGGTGCGCGATCTGTCGCTCGGCAATGCGGGCAAGGTCGGCATCGTCGCGGCCCTGCTGTGCCGGCCCGATCTGCTCGTGCTCGACGAGCCGTTCGCGAACCTCGATCCGGGCGCGCGCATCCACCTAGAAGGGCTCCTCCGGGCCGAGCGGGACCGGGGAGCCACCGTCCTCGTGTCCAGCCACGATCTCGACAACGTCGTTGACGTGTGCACGCGGGTCCTCGTCATGGCCGACGGCCGCGTGGTGCGCGACACACCCGCTGAGCCTGGTACGCTGGCGGAACTACGTGCCTTCTTCGCGCGGGGTGGACGGGATGCGTGAAGAGGCATGAGGCAATGAGGTAGCGGAAGGTTCAGCGCTCGCCCCAGGCTGTGCCGTATTCGACGCGGCTCCACGGCTGTTCGAGCTACCTTGTGTGGCTCGTCCCTCTGCACACAACCCCGCCTTCTCGTGAGCGACAAGAAGATCATCTTCTCGATGGTCGGCGTGAGTAAAGCCCACCGCCCCGGCCAACACGTCCTCAAGGACATTTACCTCTCGTTCTACTACGGCGCCAAGATCGGCGTGCTCGGCCTCAACGGCGCGGGCAAGTCGACGCTGCTCCGCCTCATCGCAGGCGAGGACGAGAACTACGAGGGGAAAATCCAGGCCGAAAAGGGCATCACCTTCGGCTACCTCTCGCAGGAGCCCGAACTGGACCCCAACCGGACCGTCCGCGAGATCGTGGAAGAAGGGGCCGCCGAGGCCGTCGGGCTGATGAAGGCCTATGAAGAGGTCAGCGCTAAGTTCGCTGAGCCCGACGCCGACTTCGACGCCATCATGGAGGAGCAGGCGAGGATCCAGGAGAAGATCGACCAGATGGACGCCTGGGACATCGACTCGAAGCTCGACATGGCGATGGGCGCGCTGCACTGCCCGCCCGGCGACACTAAGATCGAGGTGCTCTCGGGCGGGGAGCGCCGCCGCGTGGCCCTCGTCCGCCTCCTCCTACAGCAGCCCGACGTGCTGCTGCTCGACGAGCCGACCAACCACCTCGACGCCGAGTCCGTCGCCTGGCTCGAAGGGCACCTCGACCGCTACCCCGGCACCGTCATCGCCGTCACGCACGACCGGTACTTCCTCGACAACGTCGCAGGGTGGATCCTCGAACTCGACCGCGGACGCGGGATCCCGTTCGAGGGCAACTACTCGTCGTGGCTGGAGCAGAAGCATGCACGCCTCGCCACCGAAGAGAAGCAGGCGTCGAAGCGCCAGAAGGTGCTCGCGCAGGAACTGGAGTGGGTGCGCCAGAACCCGAAAGGCCGCCGCGCCAAGAGCAAGGCGCGCATCGCCAACTACGAGCGCATGCTTTCCGAGGAGCAGGAGAAACGTCAGGCTGAGCTGGAGATCTATATCCCGCCCGGTCCGCGCCTCGGCGACGTGGTGATCGAGGCGAAGGGTGTCGCGAAGGCCTACGGCGACCGCACGCTCTACGACGACCTCTCGTTTAGCCTCCCGCCCGGAGGCATCGTCGGCATCGTCGGACCGAACGGCGCGGGCAAGACGACGCTCTTCCGCATGATCACCGAGCAGGAAGATCCCGACGCAGGCACGTTCACCGTCGGCCAGACCGTCGAACTCGGCTACGTCGACCAAAACCGCCCGCTTGACCCCAACGCGACCGTCTTCGAGGCCATCACCGGCGGCGGCGACTTCGTGCAACTCGGCACCCGCGAGGTCAACGCGCGAGCCTACGTCGGCCGCTTCAACTTCGCCGGGCAAGACCAGCAGAAGAAGACCACGGAGCTTTCCGGCGGTGAGCGCGGCCGCCTACACCTCGCAGCGACGCTGAAGGAGGGGGCCAACGTGCTGCTGCTTGACGAGCCGACCAACGACCTCGACGTGAACACGCTGCGGGCGCTCGAAGAGGCGCTCCTCAACTTCGCGGGCTGCGCCGTCGTGATCTCGCACGACCGCTGGTTCCTCGACCGCGTGGCGACGCACATCCTCTCGTTCGAGGAGCAGCCCGACGGCACCATCGAGCCGCGCTGGTACCCGGGCAACTATTCCGAATATGAGGAGGACCGCCGCGCCCGCCTCGGCGACGCCGCCGACCCGTCGAAGCGCGTGCGCCAC
The Bacteroidota bacterium DNA segment above includes these coding regions:
- a CDS encoding DUF2147 domain-containing protein, whose translation is MRFSFRALLLAALAFGVSLPALAQSPVGRWYTIDDEDGRKKSIVEVYEADGKLNGRIITLIGEEGNTDQLCIDCAEGFDGLELDGVVILTGMSDDDGDGEYTGGRITDPKSGKRYKAKMELNDDGHLEVRGYLGISLLGRTQVWEPAAPDATE
- a CDS encoding HNH endonuclease, whose product is MEAHSSQTSTSSLPLSTTSVLHALAAREAFDGDTAMSSTLSSATVLGGHVLVLNADYRAISVCSVQRAVVLVMLQKAELVEVRSGMSLRSARSKFPCPSIVRLRVYVRVPYKRILLSRKNVMRRDRHTCQYCGRRDKLTIDHVLPKSRGGKDTWENLATACVDCNNRKGNRTPDEAEMPLARKPFRPSHVMFIRDFLGSLDDAWKPYLYLA
- a CDS encoding DUF1508 domain-containing protein, producing MRFEIRQRADAQFVFELRDEDRLLLTSRPFADREAVVNAVQATVDAIEEAEGYDAVQSDAGYIQRVYDADGGVLAESPASASETEANALGAALLEGAARSDDYEVTITTTTTDAASVPLAFRSMREVDPASYYDFDAIGASRATGGQSFEDGGEYYYVVNDGDGQPLLFTRHYATAGPRNKRMRSVLEAAGRDSRYETVEEGGQTYFIVKARNGMEIARSRAFTSAAAMTAAIGYLQGYAPAAYQDVKTTRRRGGGSDANDYDFTLTSTTNEPGFDAYRAGPGQFVFLFNDEGGQPILFSQGYSGRSSRDNGIKAVIRNAGEEGRYELKEENGEHFFILRAGNRREIARSRVFPSAAAALAAMAFLRRQAPTFADQYGIVLADQTRTRTDTESFTVRADPREAVGGALGAAALGLAGAALSGGDDEAEETESADGDSAVAGAVATGLSARTGAGVAGVPLSEDDDEETGAAAVPLAGAAAVGGTAAAASSAPAPRERVTPVAAAGGGGVSGAAAGATSGAAAGGGCMKWLLPLLLALLLLFLLLWFLRGCAGCGDVSGEESSGIVDGDAAEGSTDAVPLPLPADSMEVDTTTAELGMGIDTTATAADEPTPEPAPEPTSEPAPVPEPAPAPEPEPAPAPVPEPEPAAAVPSAPDVSGAVVPRAAASGFDLDNYTLTPGSMEAQLLAYLNGSEPAGRSFVFSRVNYPSGDHPIDASGAEQAFLVGEILKRFPNVRATIHGHIDGMESETYTGPNPRGSMTLSQLRAHCVWQRLVYQGVPRSQIEMVGHANSDPVGSDDMAEGRQANRRVEIEITRK
- a CDS encoding M28 family peptidase; amino-acid sequence: MHRLLLIALAVAAPLALAQPAVTAPEPVDTTAVSFFKTEATERGQVMDHALWLTDMHGGRLTASPELAAALDWAEGRFASWGYEAEQEPWGEFGRGWQIERFTMQARIDGPDVAAQTMPVFALPKAWSPSIGDAQGEVVVFNPENRDEMEAYRGTLAGKVVLMGSRSDIEVGFEPVAVRRDAEGLLKMANAAGGPGGGRTYSAEQLARYRFRAEQLVFVLSEAPMAILEPSNLGGTGSIRVMSARVPAPASVAWYDRPNPWDVGAETIPQFVLMDEHYNRLLRLVEADQNVSVDIEFEASFYDEDLTEHNVIAEIRGTDPVIGDEIVMVGAHIDAWHGGTGATDNGSGTAVAMEVGRLLKAYYDERGEGPRRTIRIALWTGEEQGLYGSRGYVADHFAEMEGRSVVGTKPDYDNFSAYYNLDNGTGRIRGVYQQNNPGVGPLFRAWLDAFDDESAQTLTISNTGGTDHQAFDGVGLPGFQFIQDGIAYFKQTWHGSMDTYDHLIEDDLEQAAALIATFAYHTAERDEKLPRKPFSLAPRTGTEGTN
- a CDS encoding M23 family metallopeptidase, which codes for MLISSLALRLSPLLTFTAFLLIATGCDETDSPPRNLPVPPHEAYRDALLEAGLGSSLLVQRWLDAAEAALLADDSSPLPSAPGLSFGSAEPTAWSARLDLKRGEVLRLEIVPVLDTDSARVFADLFFVPPADSLPVSQRLWSDVAWTYADSAGASQSDTLRLERRARRDEALMLRIQPELLARGTVAVRLETAPSLGFPVASVNERAIRSLWGAPRDGGARRHEGVDIFAPRGTPVVASMHGRITRVQETPLGGRVVWLRTRVGSLYYAHLERQLVQRGERVQPGDTLGTVGNTGNARTTPPHLHFGIYTGAGAVDPYPYIVGRRSSPRTTTP
- a CDS encoding DUF5687 family protein → MFRTLLRLQALAFWRAPFRSGRLVLASLRALGVAYAVLTAAALGFLIPDTLSVWAPELSARVAVERALVPALVMLTMGRVLFQDVPTRGIEAFLMLPVSRPQVARAVMVRSAVTVFNAAPLAFVVPFALRTVRNTDGSEAALVFVLGMAACIAVSHGAVVVWKTRLGVAPRETVTVVGGTLCAMAAAQLGLGGILGPHALVSSAMLCAVAVFINGYAYRTLRDALYLDLPTKAKRSKEAAPLRGFEQPGVRAFLDLEWRLVRRTRYPRGILLNAVAMTVGLAGAVLLADAPTAPMLLFATATVAISAGQFALPFASKHYDRLLTLPGALSAFVRAKLALGVGSVVVLGVLLAVPMLAVDPGVLGPLACAVLFGAGVFAPVAVVGSTLAPKPIDVDDQFMNSPRVHALLPQVVLAIASGMGVAPYVLMGPEVGLAAMGGLGAIGVLVLPLWQRGIVARVTRQRYAVANRFRSVL
- a CDS encoding ABC transporter ATP-binding protein, with amino-acid sequence MVTQTADVLTDTENPSPRPAAYALAGPRGTGPPVRGVEVIASDLVKTYGATEALRLDRLNVAPGETVGLVGNNGAGKTTLLRLVLDLIRPTAGSVTLDGMVVSQTTAWKPRVSAFLDPSFLIGYLRPGELFRLVGGSYGLSAAEADRRAEAYADFLGPTVAKPGVLVRDLSLGNAGKVGIVAALLCRPDLLVLDEPFANLDPGARIHLEGLLRAERDRGATVLVSSHDLDNVVDVCTRVLVMADGRVVRDTPAEPGTLAELRAFFARGGRDA